The window ACGGGTTTGTTTCATTCTatcgcgcttcttcgtcttgtGCTACTCGCAAAGACTTCGCACGCGCCCCGTCGCTTCGTTGTATGTGCATGTTTTCTCGGATTTTGCAAACGCTCGACTCTTTCCACCTTGTTGACGTTGTCttccgcgtgtctctcgcttTTCTGCTGTGCTCTGATCCTGAGGCAGAGGCCTGTTTGCGCGCTGCCTCCTACCTGCCGTTTTAACTTTGCAgtgtcgccctccgcgcacTCTTGTTAAGCTCCACCTACCTCTCTCATGCGTCCGCCATTTCCTTGAATCTCCGATGTTGTTTTGATACCTTTTGGCATCTTGTGACGCTTTCGCGGGTCTTGTGCTTCCTCATTTTCTCCTCCCCCActtcggcgcgcctctgcctcgcgatCTCCGTTTCCCTCTCGTGTGCTCGCTCACTCAGGGCTCAGAGGCCGCCATCGCCTCTCCACCGTACCTGAGatctgttttttctgtttttctcggAGTGTCAGTCTGCCCCGTTTCAATCTTGGCTTTCGCGCAGATCAGCTGCCCACAAGGAGCTTTCTGTGTATCATTTGTTTTCTGAGTTTCGCTGAATATCTCCGAGGCCTCTCGCGGATCCTAGGTCTGAGGGTTAGGTCCCcttcctctttcttttttttacTGAGGAGAGAGCCTCTCCAGCATCTGCACGCCCGTCCGTGGCTGAAGCATCTCTCTAacggctgcttctcgcgttcTTATCCTTTCTGGTCCGCTTCATTTGTGTTTTCTTTGTTAggtcctcgccttctcggctcGTTTTTCGGCGTCTTTCGCGCTTTACTGCCCTTCTCTCAGCTATCTCTGTACCTAAGTCTCATTCCGTGTTCCACAGTCGGCAAGATGATGGGCAAGTCGATGATGTTTTGTCCGGAATGGTAAGTCGGCAAAGTTCGTCTCCCGCGGGCATCGTCGCCCTTACCTTCGTCGAATGCGAGtcgctccctcgcgccgcctcgcttccaCCCCGCTTCTGCCTTTCTTTTTAGttgtctcgtcgtcgccagcCCGTGGCTTTCCTCCCTAACGTCCTGCAgtggcgaggcagcgagaaaaTACGCACACagcccgcgacgcagctcCCTCCTGTCCTGTGTGGATGCGCTTCTTGGCGGTCTGTTGCAGAGGCGCAGTGCATCCACTCAAAGTCGGATTTccttcggcggcctccgcgcgtggcggccaGCGAGGGCGAATCAGGGGTGCTTCGCGGTGCTTTCTTTGCTGCGCATCGCCTCTCGTTTGCGTCTGCTTTGCCGTCACCTGATCCGAACAGCCGCCTTAGCGGCTCGAGAGgtcgggcgcctgcgaggcgcgcgccgcggagctttTTTCAGTTGAGCCTGGCGCCCCGCAGTGCGTCCTTTCTTCCCCGTCTGTGCGCGGTCTTTGCAGCAACAACATGTTGTATCCGAAGGAGGACAAGGAGAAGCGCCAGCTACAGTTCCTCTGTCGCCAGTGCGACTACTCGAGGTACCCTAAGAAAACCGACATCGCGCAGCACATTGTAGATCGCACCAACTTCAATTATAAATCCAAGTaagggaagaagagccgGCAGTCCCGACACCACCGCGAGACGCAAAACGTCCTCTCTCACATAACGGGAGTAGGAGAGAACGACGTgcatgctgctgcgcctggtTCGGCGCCCGCTTGGTTTCTTCTTGCCGTTGGCGAGGGCGCAGTGCCGTCACCGTTTGGCTTCCGCGGGATTTGATCCTCCGtgctctcgcctgcgcgatCCGCGCGTGACTGTCTTGCATCCGAGTGTCTCTTCTGGcatcgcctctgcgcctggagGACGCACTCGTTCTTCCCGCGTATCcgaggcggctcgccgcgcggcgcagctgcggcgactgCAATTTCGCAGTCAGATGCGCCGTTCGATGTTTCGGTCTGCTGTCTGTCTGGCTCGGCGGGTGTGTGGGCGAGCAGGGAGGACATCGTGATCTCCTCGGAGCTGTCGAAAGATCCGACGTTGGGCCGCGTGTTTGACTGGCAGTGTCGCCGCTGCaaaggcgtcggcggcgtgtTTTACCAGCTGCCTgagcgcgtcgcggaggacgccATGACGCTGGTCTACGTGTGCACGCGggtcgactgcggcgcgtgggAAATCCAGCAGCCCGACGtgcagggcgccggcgccagcgaggacTCCCGCGAGCCCAACGAGGGTGGCAGTCCCCTCCGGGCCAGTccccagcgcgcgcgagcaggtGAGAAGAACAAAGGTAGGACGAAACGCCCGGCCGCAGAGCGGCAGAAAGGCAttcgcgcgaggctctgACGCGGGATAAAAgggcgtcgaggcgcgcgacagagaccGACAAGGAGACGGGGAGGCGGGTGCAGGGGAGACGGCGCTAGTTtgagagaaggaagcgggCGACGGTTCAGGGTTTTGGCCTGCGGAGAAACGCTCCAGGCTGTGCCTCATAGGACAGACCAAGGCGAACCGAAGCTCGCCTCGTGTGTGTGCAGTGGGCCGCCCGACAGCAGCTCAGACTCGCGAAGGAGAAACGCGATCGACGCTCTTCATAGCCCTTTCACACAACACTTGTTTCGTGCGATGGCGTGTGCCTTTCAGCGACGAGGCTCGAAGAgaacgcggaggaggacgccgcagacgccggcaggGACGAGGGCGTTTCGGTGAAGCGACCACGTACGCTGAGGACACAGGGAAAGGGAGAAAAAGGGAGATCTCTCTGCCTCCAACCCATGTGTCACGAGAATCAGTTGCGCAgtctgcagagaagacgccTGTAGCGGTTCGTCAGGCGGGCTGAATCTGTTGAGAGAGTGATTGGTGCGTGTAGTTTATTTGAGGGGGTGGGCGGCGGTGCCGCGGCCTGAGCGGGGGCAGGCGACCCCTGCCAGGCGTCTCGAGGTTCGTTGCACGCGATAtccgcgtttttttcgttcTTTTGCAGTGGGACAAGACTCTCCGCGCGAAGATaacgaggaggacggcgcggcgggcgcgttcGCTTCAGAAGAACAAGTCGAGTTGATTGAAGACGATGATCTCTttggcgagcgagaagagggcgaagagatCTTCGCGGCGGAtcgcggaggagccgcggcaCCCTTCGATGAAGACGAGATCTACGCTCACCGCCCGGCcccagaggccgccgacgaaggcgaacgcgaaCTCGATGACGTTGCGTTTGAGTAGATCGCGAGGCAGCTTCAGGGCGCAGACGTAGGCACGCGGtgtggaggcgggcgagggtTCAACACGCGCGTCTGTCGATCGTTTGAGAAAGTGTCGATTTACTGGGCGTGTcgtgaggagggcgaggtCTCTGAAGGGACATTGTGAAcaagaggagaggcgcggagagtctcgctgcctctgtgGCGCCGCGTTTTTGGTTTTTGTTTTTGTTACCAGACAGCTACAGCGTGTAGCGTAACTGCGAGTCTTGGCTGCCGTTCCCTTCGCCGCTTTTCCCTCTCTCATGGCTCTTTTCGTTCCTTtccttcctccctcttcttccggctCTGTCCAGCGTTTACCTCTATCGGCCTCTCCTGCTTCTTGTTCCGCATCTGCGGAGTGCGCTCAACCGAGTGAATCCTGCATTCTTTGTCTTCCGGGTGTCGCTCGAAAGGCCTCGCTGGGGAAAGTAAATCTCTTTTGGATGCTGGTGCTTCGGTGACTAACTAACAAACAAAGAAACGAAAGCCTACCCCTCCCTCTCCGAGCAAGAATATAAATATTCATATGATTATAAAAATACAATATTCGTGCGCGTTCATACATATTGGATGGCAGGAGGTCTGTTCTACAAACTCTTACGAATACCGATCCTTCAGTGAACTCAAGACCTTTTTCTCGAAGCCAGGAGCGTTCTGCGGCTGGCTTGGTCGTATTGATTTTTCTTTCTCGCAAACTTCCAGCGATTCTCTGAGATGTGGCGGGTGCTGCTCACGCCGTCAaactcccccccccccccccccccccccccccccccccccccccccccccctcttcaGCCCCGGCCCGCTTGTACACAGTTTTTCTGGACTGATTTCGTGTTTGAGTCTTCTTTatttctttcctcttctgttGGGAGATCTGTTTAAAGATCTCTTTCCCGTCTGCGTTgactgcgccgccacgctgctgcgcgatTCGTCTCAACGCATCTGAGACTCTTggagtctctcgcgcgcactCGCTGGGTAGCTCTATAGTCTATCAACAGGGGGTTGATTCGCGTCCCTCCAGTTTATTCAGAGAACGACACTTCTCTTTCGCTCATCGGTCTCGATACAACCTCGAAGCTCGCCTGCGTAGATGATCGGCTCGATAGAGAGACATGTCAAGCGTCAGTCGCTGTGATTTCAACGAAGTCAAACGCTCTCCCTGAATGAAGCCTGTCTTTCTTTTACGACGTCGCTCGGATTTCCGAGAATctcagcgcctcgcagggTTGCAAGTCTGGAGCTGAGAGAGCGAATCCTACGAGTAAAAAATCTCCACAGACGTCTGCCTCGAAGAAGACGTCGCTTGGGTGAAAAGGATAAAGAAGTCGAACGggaagctgccgcgcgcagtTGAGCATCTGCGAACCCGGGAGCATGCAAAGCGTGTATCCTTGATCCCAGAGGCTCGAGTACCTCCCGACGGGATCGGCTTGAGCgtgtgtctccgcgcggcatcgagcgtctccgcgagaCGTCGAATTTCGTCTCCTCTAGCACTTCCACGTGCAGCGTTCATCATTGTCTCAAGCTCTTTGCCCGCCTAAAGAATCTCCTCTGTTGCAGTCGAGGCTGCTTGCCGGGCGACGCAAAGCGAGACAAACCAACCAGTCGAGCAGCACAGAGCTACAACGGCGATAGGATGGCAGATGTAAGGACTTTGCAGAAAAGCGCAAGGCGGCTCCGTGACGCAGCGCGTGCTCAGATGTGGGAGCATGCCTAAAGTGCCTCACGCagggctgcgctcgcgcgaggcgacaaaGTTCTCGTGAGCTGCCAGCGCGCTGACGTGTGTCAAAAAACGCTGTCGCGCGTGTCGGAAcgaaagcgaggcggcgtTTGTGCCTTCCTTTTCGCGTGAGCCGAGGCCGAAACTGGGTTCTGAGggtcgcgcgcaggcgcggaggcgcgaaagGTCGACGGGCGCAGAAGACACCGAAAGTGGCTGTCTGATAAAGCGAGAGCGTGTGTCAGTGCACCACAAAGAAAAAAAATCATCTTCGGTCTCTCGACGCCAGACAAGCGAAAGAACAACGAAGGCGCAACGCGAAGCAACGGGTCCTGTCCtccacgcgcaggccgccggaTAGGCGCCACCGCGCACGAGGTCGAATGAGCCAATCCATTTGCCGGCGCGAACGGAGGAGAAAGCAAGCACACGTCCCTCTAGGGTCCTCCACAAATCCGCAAATGAGTTTCTTTTTAAAAGGCGTATAAGGTACCGGGTTTCGCACATGGGAGAGAGTGCACATGTTGCGCACCCCGGCCGCAGAGTACCAGAGACAATCACAAAGAAGCGGCACTCCGCAACAACGGCGTAGACAGACAAAGAAGCACCTTCGACAGAAGTTTCGAGCGCCCGCCCTTCAGTCCGCAAACGAGATACCGTGACTTCTCCCTCCTTGGCGAACCGCTCGTTCGAGTTGAACGCTCGCGCATCTACAAGCGTCCAGGGCAACTGAACTGCGCACCTGGGCTCCGTCTCCATCCTGCGTCGAAAGAGCTTTCTGAAGTCTTGTCTCGCTTCCTCAGGccccgctgcttctcgcccccctcccctgccGCATCTCACGCATCTTTTCTTCTCACTCAGCTCTTCTTCAAtcgagccttcgcctcgctgcgctcgagacgaagaagcgcctcATTCTCCAGTTCTTCCTGCCTGTCGCTGCCCAGTCGTGCGTCCTCGTTTGCTCTTGTTTTTCTCTCACAGGGAACATTTTTCCCTGTAATTACTTTTGGTTCATTTGCCGACGCCAGCGGACTTGAGCGCCGCCCGGATCTCCTCGTAGTGCGGCACAGTCGAGACGTCACCGTACGCCACGACAGTCGGCGGCTTCTTATACATCGCGTCAACGACGCTGAAAAGACACCAACACAAAACAGCATAAATGCTAAAGGCCAAGAAGCGATTGCGCACTTCTACTCTTCTAAATGAAACCTGGATTTCCTCGACCATGGACCAAATTCGCGTCTGACGTCTCCGCAGCGACAAAAGGCGCTCCTGTCTCGCTGCACGCGACGACGACACACTCAAAATCTGTTTCGAAAAACGCTGACTCCCATCTCTGCAGAGAGGACGCATCCGGAACAGCTGACGCACTCTTCCCTTCGTTCGCAGTCCTCCCCCCGAACCCGTcccccctcctgcgcgcgcagctgaatTTTCGTCCAGTTTTCCACACTTTTTCtctgtcgcgtctgctgtcgcgccgctgtgCCTCACCGCTTGATATCGGCTTCAGTCACGGCGTCGATCGCGTTGCAGAATTCCTGgggcgagacgacgcggtCGCTCATGAGGAGCTGGCGGCCGACGTCCTCCATGACGATGCCGCGGCATTCGAGGTTCATGAAGATCGAGGACTTGAGCGAGTTCTTCGCGCGGCTCAGTTCCTCCTTCGTCACGGTGCCCATCTTCCCGAACTGCTCAGCCATCACGCGCACCGCGTTCGCCGActgaaaacgagaaaaacggaaaagagggagagagacaacgCGGCTACCAGAAGCAGAAAtgagcggacgcgcgcgagcccgtcGGAGTGTCACGAGTGCAACAGAACGCGCCCACGAGACCGTCGAATCTCGAAAGggctgcgcgacgaggcgaaagcccctcccctcccccctccagCTCCCTCTCCCCGCCGCAGGGAGGCAACGCCTTAACACGAGGCTCAACCCGAATAATTCCGTCTCGCTGTCGTGCGctgtgccgctgctgcagatcCCTGCACTGTCTCTTCTCGTTCGGAAGacctttttttctccgcgtgcGAGTGCGCTGCTGAGCCAGAGTCTCTCTTTGAAGCGCCCGCGCAATCCCCGCGCACACACACcacttctctctcccgcgatTTGAGCGCTTGGCGTTCTTTTCGTTGCGTCTCTCACCTTGGTCGGGTCAGCGAGCATGTAGAGACCGTAGATGCCTGAGTCTGTGTACTGCGTGTTGAAGGCCATGGCGCTCTCGACCCATTCGTTTTCGTTCAACACGTTCAGGTACAGGCGCGTGTACATGCCCTTTCCCGGTCCGCCAGTCGagaaagcgccgccgccgccgatgATCGTCTGCAGCACCGAGTACGCGACGAGGTCGCCGCCGTTCCAGCCGCCAGGCTGCGAAGAAAAGTCGTGCACAAAAAATCAGAAAAAACTAGGGACGGTGCGACTCCCGctcacgcgcatgcgtgcgaaTCGAACGAAGCTCGATCCCACACAGCGAGACACCCGCCAAacgccgcgctgtcgctgcgagagagggaTGTTTGGCGAGAGGGGatgtctgcgtcgcgcgcgcgcagcgagacaggAGCTGCGTTTcggccgcgagcgactcGCCTGTGCGCCGGAAGTCCCACttcagcggccgcgccgcccagtTAAGGCCGCCCCAGATGCCAAGTCATTCTCACTGTCTCGAAGGCAATGGCgatgtgcgcatgcgcggaggCGGTTTCCATCCGGACGTCGCCTCCAGTGTAGACGGGCTTCTGGATAGTCCGCGGAGTCGGCGGAATGGCGTTGTAGTCGACAAACGCGCGCATCAGCCAGTTGCAGAGCTCGTCGTGATTCACGTTCACGCCGACAAAGACCATGTTCTCTGCAAACAAGCCCCGCGGAGAACCCAAAATGAAATGCCAACTACTCCGCATACACAAAGaagatgtatatatatatatatatatatgtaggtgcatatatacatatatatatgcgtacaAGTAGTAGACGGAGTAGGACACGGCCGTCTAGGCCTCGCACGGGTGGCGGCCGCgttccgcggctgctggggACTACTCGCGCCGTCTGCATTCGCGCCCAGGACTGCAAACGTCTGTCCTCCCTACCGGGAGAGAAGTGCTGAAGCATGTAGTGGCGAATCACGTCGGGGTTGTAGTGACCGAGGCTGCGCTCGGTGCAGTGGAGCTTGTTGCCCAAGGTGTTGTTGTGCCACGCTGAAAATTAAAAAAAAATACAGCTCAATATattcacacacacacacacacacgtatTTGCATAAACACATACACATCCACACGCAGTATCATTCAAGGCGTGTAGAAGCTCCTGTGCTACATACACATACGTCTACACACATACgtctacatacatacgtagatacatacatacatagatacatacatacatagatacatacatagatacatacatagatacatatgtagatacatacatagatacacacatagatacatacatagatacatagatacatacatatatatacatatatatacgggCAGAGAGGCCACAGTGTGCCCTGCATGCAGGTCGGCGCAGGAAGGTATCAGTCCGAGCGTTAGATGAAGGCTAGGAAGTCCTCGCTCTTCCGCGGTTTGCCCACAAAAATCTCCCAGTCGCCGCAGGAGAAAGAGACTATTTTGTTCCGCCGTTTGGCGCACCCGGATATGTCCTATTTCGAGTCgctgtctcgccttctcgcctcttcgctcgcaCTTACCCGTGGTGTGCAGCAGCTCAGAAACCATCTGATCGGGCATCAGCTCGAGGCGCTTGCGAGCCATGATGAGCTTCTCCTTGCACGCCTTCAACTCCCAGGGCAGCAGGCGAGGGAAGAGAACGTTTCCAGTCAGCATTGGAACGAGCAACGGCATGTGCGTGCGG is drawn from Besnoitia besnoiti strain Bb-Ger1 chromosome VI, whole genome shotgun sequence and contains these coding sequences:
- a CDS encoding DNA-directed RNA polymerase II RPB9 (encoded by transcript BESB_066480), translating into MMGKSMMFCPECNNMLYPKEDKEKRQLQFLCRQCDYSRYPKKTDIAQHIVDRTNFNYKSKEDIVISSELSKDPTLGRVFDWQCRRCKGVGGVFYQLPERVAEDAMTLVYVCTRVDCGAWEIQQPDVQGAGASEDSREPNEGGSPLRASPQRARAATRLEENAEEDAADAGRDEGVSVKRPLGQDSPREDNEEDGAAGAFASEEQVELIEDDDLFGEREEGEEIFAADRGGAAAPFDEDEIYAHRPAPEAADEGERELDDVAFE
- a CDS encoding putative peptidase M16, alpha subunit (encoded by transcript BESB_066490); the protein is MNPSLHFLRRRCLRTGRQLLVSGAGSATAPASLQFQRQARNFLSSAAALQPKAGPAPEYRRVPFVKEDMEKVMEEVPEFKYYYVGKENTRGNIYEGVPLDRTILQPSELRDYVPPNSNLQYSKLDNGLRIASMDRGGLTASLGLFVHAGSRFEDVTNFGVTHMIQNLAFASTGHLSLLRTVKTIEVLGANGGCISGREHLVYSAECLRTHMPLLVPMLTGNVLFPRLLPWELKACKEKLIMARKRLELMPDQMVSELLHTTAWHNNTLGNKLHCTERSLGHYNPDVIRHYMLQHFSPENMVFVGVNVNHDELCNWLMRAFVDYNAIPPTPRTIQKPVYTGGDVRMETASAHAHIAIAFETPGGWNGGDLVAYSVLQTIIGGGGAFSTGGPGKGMYTRLYLNVLNENEWVESAMAFNTQYTDSGIYGLYMLADPTKSANAVRVMAEQFGKMGTVTKEELSRAKNSLKSSIFMNLECRGIVMEDVGRQLLMSDRVVSPQEFCNAIDAVTEADIKRVVDAMYKKPPTVVAYGDVSTVPHYEEIRAALKSAGVGK